A portion of the Streptomyces platensis genome contains these proteins:
- a CDS encoding helix-turn-helix domain-containing protein: MAADQRPLNEVVFLTVAEVATVMRVSKMTVYRLVHSGHLPAIRVGRSFRVPEQAVHDYLRESFVGVESA; the protein is encoded by the coding sequence ATGGCGGCAGACCAGAGGCCTCTGAACGAGGTCGTGTTCCTGACAGTGGCGGAGGTCGCCACGGTGATGCGAGTGTCGAAGATGACCGTGTACCGCCTGGTGCACAGCGGTCATCTGCCCGCGATTCGCGTGGGGAGGTCATTCCGGGTTCCGGAGCAGGCGGTGCACGACTACCTCCGGGAGTCCTTTGTGGGGGTGGAATCAGCCTGA
- a CDS encoding DUF5667 domain-containing protein: protein MIANVSVHRRANAFAQALEEQVLEGAAAEDQVDNPAQAPGEARLLAVADGLGRLPGPEMATEVKTVQRAQLIAAMEAAFAEGAPSDGARVPEQRAHKGAHRATKSIGRLRPRSRLSKGLAAGGLTVGVAAGAFSGVAAASSDALPGDSLYGLKRGMEDLRLGMADDDSDRGQLLLDQASTRMMEVRRMMERARLADLDHEALGEIRKALAGIRHDAGEGHRLLHAAYERDGSLDPIQALNSFTRSHRGTWSHLRDKLPVQLTDVRDEVSSVFDAIDKEVGPLRSLLPPTPDSRRHHRDTPASAGTGSGSDDRPAPSGSKSAHGKHRGGSHAPRPSASPSQEDGLLGGSTGGLLDPPSKGDSPSPHDGGHGGRKDTGGRPDVTLPPLIPGLLPGLGIDGEDLPK from the coding sequence GTGATCGCAAATGTCTCGGTGCACCGGCGGGCCAACGCCTTCGCCCAGGCGCTGGAGGAGCAGGTCCTCGAGGGCGCGGCGGCCGAGGACCAGGTCGACAATCCGGCGCAAGCGCCGGGCGAAGCACGGCTGTTGGCGGTCGCCGACGGCCTCGGGAGACTCCCGGGGCCCGAGATGGCCACCGAGGTCAAGACTGTCCAGCGCGCTCAGCTCATCGCCGCGATGGAGGCCGCCTTCGCCGAAGGCGCTCCGTCCGACGGTGCCAGGGTGCCCGAGCAGCGCGCACACAAGGGCGCGCATCGCGCCACGAAATCGATCGGCCGACTGCGCCCGCGCTCCCGCCTCTCCAAGGGGCTGGCGGCCGGCGGGCTGACGGTCGGCGTCGCCGCCGGCGCGTTCAGCGGCGTCGCCGCGGCCAGCTCCGACGCCCTCCCCGGCGACTCCCTCTACGGCCTCAAGCGCGGCATGGAGGACCTCCGGCTCGGCATGGCCGACGATGACTCCGATCGTGGTCAGCTCCTTCTCGACCAGGCCTCCACCCGCATGATGGAGGTCCGCCGGATGATGGAGCGCGCCCGGCTCGCCGACCTCGACCACGAGGCGCTCGGCGAGATCCGCAAGGCGCTCGCCGGCATCCGGCACGACGCGGGCGAGGGCCACCGCCTGCTGCACGCGGCGTATGAGCGCGATGGCTCGCTCGACCCCATCCAGGCGCTGAACTCCTTCACCCGGTCCCACCGCGGCACCTGGTCGCATCTGCGCGACAAGCTCCCGGTGCAGCTCACCGACGTCCGCGACGAGGTCAGCTCGGTCTTCGACGCCATAGACAAAGAGGTCGGTCCGCTCCGCTCGCTGCTGCCGCCCACCCCGGACAGCAGGCGCCACCACCGCGACACGCCCGCCTCCGCGGGCACCGGCTCCGGCTCCGACGACCGCCCGGCGCCGTCCGGCAGCAAGTCCGCCCACGGCAAGCACCGCGGCGGTTCGCACGCCCCGCGCCCGTCGGCCTCACCCTCGCAGGAGGACGGCCTGCTCGGCGGCAGCACGGGCGGGCTGCTCGACCCGCCGTCCAAGGGCGACAGCCCGTCGCCGCACGACGGGGGCCACGGCGGACGCAAGGACACCGGCGGCCGCCCCGATGTCACCCTCCCGCCGCTGATTCCGGGGCTGCTTCCCGGCCTGGGGATCGACGGCGAGGATCTCCCGAAGTAG
- a CDS encoding acetoin utilization protein AcuC → MSGRAQLMWDEAVTGYDFGSGHPMDPVRLALTMRLVEAFELDRGPLEVVAAKPAGDSTLRLVHREDYIAAVRRASADPAAADSSYGLGTADDPAFPRMHEASALIAGQSVGAAEAVWRGDAAHAVNFTGGLHHAMPGGAAGFCIYNDASLAIARLLELGAERVAYVDVDVHHGDGVQAAFWEDPRVLTVSLHEHPRTLFPQTGWPEETGGAGAEGTAVNVALPAGTGDEGWLRAFHAVVPELLGAFRPQVIVTQHGADTHFEDPLAHLAVSLDAQRAVAEACHDLAHEHADGRWVALGGGGYAVVDVVPRSWTHLVAIAAGRPIEPTSMVPEAWRHEVFRRTRQLAPHRMTDGRTPQWRDFIDEGYDPADRLDQAVLATRRAVFPAHGLLP, encoded by the coding sequence ATGAGCGGCCGCGCACAGCTGATGTGGGATGAGGCAGTAACGGGCTACGACTTCGGGTCCGGGCATCCGATGGACCCGGTCCGGCTCGCGCTGACCATGCGTTTGGTGGAGGCGTTCGAGCTGGACCGCGGGCCGCTGGAGGTGGTCGCGGCCAAGCCTGCCGGGGACTCGACGCTGCGGCTGGTGCATCGCGAGGACTACATCGCCGCGGTCCGCAGAGCCTCGGCGGACCCGGCGGCCGCGGACTCGTCGTACGGGCTGGGGACGGCGGACGATCCGGCGTTCCCGCGGATGCATGAGGCGTCCGCGCTGATCGCCGGGCAGTCGGTGGGCGCGGCGGAGGCCGTCTGGCGCGGCGACGCGGCGCATGCGGTGAACTTCACCGGCGGGCTGCACCACGCGATGCCGGGCGGCGCGGCCGGGTTCTGCATCTACAACGACGCGTCGCTGGCGATCGCCCGGCTGCTGGAGCTGGGGGCCGAACGGGTCGCGTATGTGGATGTGGACGTCCACCACGGAGACGGGGTGCAGGCGGCGTTCTGGGAGGACCCGCGAGTACTGACGGTCTCGCTGCACGAGCATCCCCGGACGCTCTTCCCGCAGACCGGCTGGCCGGAGGAGACCGGCGGGGCGGGCGCGGAGGGCACCGCGGTGAATGTGGCGCTGCCGGCCGGGACCGGGGACGAGGGCTGGCTGCGGGCGTTCCACGCGGTGGTCCCGGAGCTGCTGGGGGCCTTCCGGCCGCAGGTGATCGTGACGCAGCACGGCGCGGACACCCACTTCGAGGATCCGCTGGCGCATCTCGCGGTGAGCCTGGACGCCCAGCGTGCGGTGGCGGAGGCCTGCCACGACCTGGCGCATGAGCATGCCGACGGCCGATGGGTCGCGCTCGGCGGGGGCGGCTATGCGGTGGTGGACGTGGTGCCGCGCAGCTGGACGCATCTGGTCGCGATCGCGGCGGGCCGGCCGATCGAGCCGACCTCGATGGTGCCGGAGGCCTGGCGGCACGAAGTGTTCCGCCGGACCCGGCAGTTGGCGCCGCACCGGATGACGGACGGCCGTACGCCGCAGTGGCGGGACTTCATCGACGAGGGCTATGACCCGGCCGACCGGCTGGACCAGGCGGTGCTGGCGACCCGTCGGGCGGTCTTCCCGGCGCACGGGTTGCTGCCGTAG
- a CDS encoding NAD-dependent epimerase/dehydratase family protein produces the protein MGKVVLVTGVARQLGGRFVRRIQRDPDVDRVIGVDAVPPEHHLGGAEFLKADIRHPAIARVLAETGVDTVVHMDINGTPLGKRGGRASVKETNVIGTMQLLGACQKAPNVQRLVIKSSTSVYGSAPRDPAVFTETTTPKSLPSGGFAKDIVEVEGYVRGFARRRPDVAVCVLRFANILGPCADSPLAEYFSLPVWPTVLGYDPRLQFVHEDDAIEVLRIAAAAPRRGTLNSGTFNIAGDGVLLLSQTSRRLGRPTVPLLLPTVTWAGTALRSIGITDFSPEQIRLLTHGRVVETTQMRETLGFHPKYTTAETFAEFARSRGPGLLPPASLARTVDRLAGVLSARGGPTQ, from the coding sequence TTGGGCAAGGTCGTGCTCGTCACGGGAGTCGCACGGCAATTGGGCGGCCGGTTCGTCCGCCGTATCCAGCGCGATCCCGACGTCGACCGGGTGATCGGGGTCGACGCCGTGCCACCGGAGCACCATCTGGGCGGCGCCGAATTCCTCAAAGCCGATATCCGGCATCCGGCCATTGCCCGGGTCCTGGCCGAGACGGGCGTCGACACCGTCGTCCATATGGACATCAACGGCACGCCGTTGGGTAAGCGCGGCGGCCGCGCCTCGGTGAAGGAAACCAACGTCATCGGGACGATGCAGCTGCTCGGCGCATGCCAGAAGGCCCCGAATGTGCAGCGGCTGGTCATCAAGTCCAGCACCAGCGTCTACGGCTCCGCGCCCCGCGACCCGGCCGTCTTCACCGAGACCACCACCCCGAAGTCACTGCCCAGTGGTGGCTTCGCGAAGGACATCGTCGAGGTCGAGGGGTACGTCCGCGGCTTCGCCCGCCGCCGGCCGGATGTGGCGGTGTGTGTGCTGCGCTTCGCCAACATCCTCGGGCCGTGCGCGGATTCCCCGCTCGCCGAGTACTTCTCGCTGCCCGTATGGCCCACCGTGCTCGGCTACGACCCGCGGCTTCAGTTCGTCCACGAGGACGACGCCATCGAGGTGCTGCGGATCGCCGCCGCCGCGCCGCGCCGCGGCACGCTCAACAGCGGCACGTTCAATATCGCCGGAGACGGCGTGCTGCTGCTCTCGCAGACCTCCCGGCGGCTGGGGCGGCCGACCGTCCCGCTGCTGCTGCCGACCGTCACCTGGGCCGGTACGGCGCTGCGGTCCATCGGCATCACGGACTTCTCGCCGGAACAGATCCGGCTGCTCACGCACGGCAGGGTCGTCGAAACGACACAGATGCGCGAGACACTGGGATTCCACCCGAAGTACACGACGGCGGAGACCTTCGCGGAATTCGCCCGCAGCCGCGGACCCGGGCTGCTGCCGCCCGCGTCCCTCGCCCGCACCGTCGACCGGCTCGCCGGCGTGCTGTCCGCACGCGGCGGCCCGACCCAGTGA
- a CDS encoding 30S ribosomal protein bS22 has protein sequence MGSVIKKRRKRMAKKKHRKLLKRTRVQRRNKK, from the coding sequence GTGGGCTCTGTTATCAAGAAGCGGCGCAAGCGGATGGCGAAGAAGAAGCACCGCAAGCTGCTCAAGCGCACCCGTGTTCAGCGTCGTAACAAGAAGTAA
- a CDS encoding MFS transporter encodes MTAPRVPGAQLRHGRVSLALSFFIQGAVFALLVTRIPAIQDRYGISDGLLPVFLAAVPVLAGVGSVVTEQLVKRVRPGRVLRVVQPVVCLALAAAGSVGSMAQAAVALAAFGLSVGALDASMNMLGVSLQRAYGRSILLGFHAAYSLGGIVGASLAWAGAHWQLSLALLYGPVVAVLVPLALLVGRWFVDRGGAAQGGSEEGPAGAVVPLAMRLLLPLCLVMAFAYIGDSTVSNWSAKYLQDVLGSSEQLATVPYNVYMVTTLLGRAVGDLGVRRFGAVAVVRTGAVVAAGGFAVVAAAPGAWAGMAGFTLLGFGLSVLVPQTFAAAGRYAFERHGPAAADMAVARLNIFNYVGFLIGSPLVGALGDAWSYRGAMLVPMALVLVTLVYARSFGASAARYGDGHERPRTADVG; translated from the coding sequence ATGACGGCCCCTCGGGTACCAGGAGCGCAGCTGCGGCACGGCCGGGTCTCGCTCGCCCTGAGCTTCTTCATCCAGGGCGCGGTCTTCGCCCTCCTCGTGACCCGAATACCCGCGATCCAGGACCGCTACGGGATCTCGGACGGGCTGCTGCCGGTGTTCCTGGCGGCGGTGCCCGTACTCGCGGGGGTCGGCAGCGTCGTCACCGAGCAGCTGGTGAAGCGGGTGCGGCCCGGTCGGGTGCTGCGAGTGGTGCAGCCGGTGGTGTGCCTGGCGCTGGCGGCCGCCGGGTCGGTCGGTTCGATGGCGCAGGCGGCGGTGGCGCTGGCGGCGTTCGGGCTGTCGGTGGGTGCGCTGGACGCCTCGATGAACATGCTCGGGGTGAGCCTTCAGCGGGCGTACGGGCGGAGCATCTTGCTCGGGTTCCACGCCGCGTACAGCCTGGGCGGCATCGTGGGCGCCTCGCTGGCCTGGGCGGGGGCGCACTGGCAGCTGTCGCTGGCGCTGCTGTACGGGCCGGTGGTGGCGGTCCTGGTGCCGCTGGCGCTGCTCGTGGGCCGGTGGTTCGTGGACCGGGGCGGGGCGGCGCAGGGTGGCAGCGAGGAGGGGCCGGCGGGGGCCGTCGTGCCCCTTGCGATGCGGCTGTTGTTGCCGCTGTGTCTGGTGATGGCGTTCGCCTACATCGGGGATTCGACCGTCTCCAACTGGAGCGCCAAGTATCTCCAGGACGTCCTGGGGAGCTCCGAGCAGCTCGCCACCGTCCCGTACAACGTCTACATGGTCACCACGCTGCTCGGGCGGGCGGTCGGGGACCTGGGTGTGCGGCGCTTCGGGGCGGTCGCGGTGGTGCGGACCGGGGCGGTGGTCGCGGCGGGCGGTTTCGCGGTGGTGGCGGCGGCGCCGGGGGCGTGGGCCGGGATGGCGGGGTTCACGCTGCTGGGGTTCGGGCTCAGTGTGCTCGTGCCCCAGACGTTCGCGGCGGCGGGGCGCTACGCCTTCGAACGGCACGGTCCGGCGGCCGCGGACATGGCCGTCGCGCGGCTGAACATCTTCAATTACGTGGGCTTCTTGATCGGCTCTCCGCTGGTCGGTGCCCTGGGTGATGCCTGGAGCTATCGGGGGGCGATGCTCGTACCGATGGCCCTGGTGCTGGTGACGCTGGTGTATGCCCGCTCGTTCGGGGCGTCGGCGGCCCGATACGGTGACGGGCATGAGCGGCCGCGCACAGCTGATGTGGGATGA
- a CDS encoding MarR family winged helix-turn-helix transcriptional regulator, whose product MPEPSDAAADAAEPSLEEQIAAYQREFQDLDPQVEQVVSALQRLNRRMNVAYGRQTSTLGLSNAEWEVLKALVVSGAPYQLGPGELAKRLGLTPAAMTHRIDRMASEGLVTRDRDENNRVRVIVELTHEGREKWLEAMRLASVFEEDLLQDLSGEERQLLGQVLTRLLRRVEDAQPDADGRLSDLD is encoded by the coding sequence ATGCCTGAGCCCTCCGATGCGGCCGCCGACGCTGCCGAGCCGAGCCTCGAGGAACAGATCGCCGCCTACCAGCGCGAATTCCAGGACCTCGACCCCCAGGTGGAGCAGGTCGTCTCCGCACTACAGCGCCTCAACCGACGGATGAACGTCGCCTACGGACGACAGACCTCCACGCTCGGCCTGAGTAACGCCGAATGGGAGGTCCTCAAGGCCCTCGTCGTCTCCGGGGCGCCTTATCAATTGGGCCCCGGCGAACTCGCCAAACGCCTCGGCCTCACGCCGGCGGCCATGACCCACCGCATCGACCGCATGGCGAGCGAGGGCCTGGTCACCCGGGACCGTGACGAGAACAATCGCGTCCGCGTCATCGTCGAGCTGACCCACGAGGGCCGCGAGAAGTGGCTCGAGGCGATGCGCCTGGCCTCCGTCTTCGAAGAGGACCTCCTCCAGGACCTCTCCGGCGAGGAACGCCAGCTCCTCGGCCAGGTGTTGACCCGCCTCCTGCGCCGCGTCGAGGACGCCCAGCCGGACGCCGACGGGCGTCTGAGTGACCTTGACTGA
- a CDS encoding HAD family hydrolase, translating to MPSGALFDLGWIPRRRRPATARSVLAGEAAAEAARKSSQEAPPVEETPAEPEFPVVGDTAAAAFFDLDNTVMQGAALFHFGRGLYKRHFFHKRDLARFAWQQIYFRLAGSENPEHMADVRNSALSIVQGHRVAELMSIGEEIYDEYMAERVWPGTRALAQAHLDAGQKVWLVTAAPVETATIIARRLGLTGALGTVAESVGGVYTGKLVGEPLHGPAKAEAVRALAAAEGLDLSHCAAYSDSANDIPMLSLVGHPYAINPDSRLRKHAREQGWRLRDYRTGRKAAKIGIPAAAGVGALAGGAAAAVALQRRRR from the coding sequence ATGCCCTCCGGGGCGCTCTTCGACCTGGGCTGGATCCCTCGCCGCCGACGCCCCGCCACGGCCCGCAGCGTGCTGGCCGGCGAGGCCGCGGCCGAGGCCGCCCGCAAGTCCTCCCAGGAGGCCCCGCCCGTCGAGGAGACCCCGGCGGAGCCCGAATTCCCGGTCGTCGGGGACACGGCAGCCGCCGCCTTCTTCGACCTGGACAACACCGTCATGCAGGGCGCCGCGCTCTTCCACTTCGGCCGCGGCCTCTACAAACGGCACTTCTTCCACAAGCGCGACCTGGCCCGCTTCGCCTGGCAGCAGATCTACTTCCGGCTGGCCGGCTCGGAGAACCCCGAGCACATGGCGGACGTCCGCAACAGCGCGCTGTCCATCGTCCAGGGCCATCGCGTCGCCGAGCTGATGTCCATCGGCGAGGAGATCTACGACGAGTACATGGCCGAACGGGTCTGGCCCGGCACCCGCGCCCTGGCCCAGGCCCACCTCGACGCCGGCCAGAAGGTCTGGCTGGTGACCGCGGCCCCCGTGGAGACCGCCACGATCATCGCCCGCCGCCTCGGCCTGACCGGCGCGCTGGGCACCGTCGCCGAGTCCGTCGGCGGTGTCTATACGGGCAAACTGGTCGGCGAGCCGCTGCACGGCCCGGCCAAGGCCGAGGCGGTCCGCGCACTGGCGGCGGCCGAGGGCCTGGACCTCTCGCACTGCGCCGCCTACAGCGACTCCGCCAACGACATCCCGATGCTCTCGCTCGTCGGGCACCCGTATGCGATCAATCCCGACAGCAGGCTGCGCAAGCACGCCCGGGAGCAGGGCTGGCGGCTGCGCGACTACCGCACCGGCCGGAAAGCGGCCAAGATCGGCATCCCGGCGGCGGCCGGGGTCGGCGCCCTCGCCGGCGGCGCCGCGGCCGCGGTCGCGCTCCAGCGCCGACGCCGCTGA
- a CDS encoding lysophospholipid acyltransferase family protein: MADAKVIPFGEEPRARRKARRAGRAGRGAALAPVPEARTEHPPAVPPRPSPGRSLDERIAGGLAFLRRRITGDYEVDDFGYDEELTDQVLMSLLRPFYEKYFRVEVKGVENIPSDGGALIVANHSGTLPLDGLMLQVGVHDNHPAQRHLRLLAADLVFVLPVINELARKAGHTLACAEDAQRLLERGEIVGVMPEGFKGIGKPFADRYKLQRFGRGGFVSTALKAGVPIVPCSIVGAEEIYPMIGNSKTLARVLGLPYFPITPTFPWLGALGAVPLPTKWTIQFGEPIQTAGYPAEAADDPMLMFNLTDQVRETIQHTLYKLLVQRRSVFF; the protein is encoded by the coding sequence ATGGCGGACGCCAAGGTCATTCCCTTCGGCGAGGAGCCCCGGGCACGCAGGAAGGCCAGGCGGGCCGGGCGCGCGGGACGCGGTGCGGCGCTGGCGCCCGTACCGGAGGCACGGACCGAGCATCCGCCGGCGGTGCCCCCGCGGCCGAGTCCCGGGCGGTCCCTGGACGAGCGGATCGCGGGCGGGCTGGCCTTTCTGCGGCGGCGGATCACCGGCGACTACGAGGTCGACGACTTCGGGTACGACGAGGAGCTGACCGACCAGGTCCTGATGTCGCTGCTGCGGCCCTTCTACGAGAAGTACTTCCGGGTCGAGGTGAAGGGGGTGGAGAACATCCCCTCCGACGGCGGTGCGCTGATCGTCGCCAACCACTCCGGGACGCTCCCGCTGGACGGCCTGATGCTCCAGGTCGGGGTGCACGACAATCACCCGGCGCAGCGTCATCTCCGGCTGCTGGCGGCCGATTTGGTGTTCGTCCTGCCGGTGATAAACGAACTGGCACGCAAGGCCGGGCACACCCTCGCCTGCGCGGAGGACGCCCAGCGGCTGCTGGAGCGCGGTGAGATCGTCGGGGTGATGCCGGAGGGCTTCAAGGGCATCGGCAAGCCCTTCGCGGACCGCTACAAGCTCCAGCGCTTCGGGCGGGGCGGCTTCGTCTCGACGGCGCTGAAGGCCGGGGTGCCGATCGTGCCGTGCTCGATCGTGGGCGCGGAGGAGATCTACCCGATGATCGGGAACTCCAAGACGCTGGCACGGGTGCTGGGGCTGCCGTATTTCCCGATCACGCCGACCTTCCCGTGGCTGGGGGCGCTGGGTGCGGTGCCGCTGCCGACGAAGTGGACGATCCAGTTCGGCGAGCCGATCCAGACGGCCGGCTATCCGGCGGAGGCGGCGGACGATCCGATGCTGATGTTCAACCTGACCGACCAGGTACGGGAAACGATTCAGCACACCCTCTACAAGCTCCTGGTACAGCGACGCTCGGTGTTCTTCTGA
- a CDS encoding glutaredoxin family protein, with translation MAPLFSRSPRKNPADRMVTLVGKPGCHLCDDAQAVIEKVCAETGASWERKDITEDPELHRKYWEQIPVILVDGAQHDFWRVDPKRLRTALGA, from the coding sequence ATGGCCCCCTTGTTCAGCCGCAGCCCCCGCAAGAATCCCGCCGACCGGATGGTCACCCTCGTCGGCAAGCCGGGCTGCCACCTCTGCGACGACGCCCAGGCCGTGATCGAGAAGGTCTGCGCCGAGACCGGCGCGTCGTGGGAGCGGAAAGACATCACCGAGGACCCCGAGCTGCACCGCAAGTACTGGGAGCAGATTCCGGTCATCCTCGTCGACGGCGCCCAGCACGACTTCTGGCGCGTCGACCCGAAACGGCTGCGTACGGCCCTGGGCGCCTGA
- a CDS encoding HAD family hydrolase: MRYDLVIFDNDGVLVDSEPISNRILAGYLTELGHPTSYEDSLRDYMGGAMHRIHEAVLQRSGKRLPDGFDEGFHARVFDEFRRTLEPVAGVREVLEKLAVDGVPYCVGSSGSHERIRVALTKTGLWERFAGADGGVGERIFSSQDVGRGKPAPDLFLYAAQEMGVAPERCAVVEDSPLGVRAAVAAGMDVYGFTAMTSAEKLTEAGATALFAHMAELPALLQ, translated from the coding sequence ATGCGCTATGACCTGGTCATTTTCGATAACGATGGCGTCCTGGTGGACAGCGAACCGATCTCCAATCGGATTCTTGCCGGCTACCTCACCGAATTGGGTCATCCGACCAGTTACGAAGACTCGCTGCGGGATTACATGGGCGGTGCGATGCACCGTATTCACGAGGCGGTGCTACAGCGGTCCGGGAAGCGGTTGCCGGACGGGTTCGACGAGGGTTTTCATGCGCGGGTCTTCGATGAGTTCCGTCGGACGCTGGAGCCGGTGGCGGGCGTGCGCGAGGTGCTGGAGAAGCTGGCCGTAGACGGGGTGCCGTACTGCGTCGGGTCGTCGGGCAGCCATGAGCGCATTCGGGTGGCGTTGACGAAGACCGGGCTGTGGGAGCGGTTCGCAGGGGCCGATGGTGGCGTCGGGGAGCGGATCTTCTCGTCGCAGGATGTGGGGCGGGGGAAGCCGGCGCCGGATCTCTTTCTGTATGCGGCACAGGAGATGGGGGTGGCGCCGGAGCGGTGTGCGGTGGTCGAGGACAGTCCGCTGGGCGTGCGGGCCGCGGTCGCCGCGGGGATGGACGTCTACGGGTTCACGGCGATGACGTCGGCGGAGAAGCTGACGGAGGCCGGGGCCACCGCGCTGTTCGCCCATATGGCGGAGCTGCCGGCGCTGTTGCAGTAG
- a CDS encoding ECF subfamily RNA polymerase sigma factor, BldN family produces MYPHVGVDASGLATLRTTLVDHLRSFVPTAYAVPAFASAVPAAGPCYALADGSAAVGKAAGRTRRSGTGTTTARRPADSDSRRMMDLVERAQAGEAEAFGRLYDQYADTVYRYIYYRVGGRATAEDLTSETFLRALRRIGTFTWQGRDFGAWLVTIARNLVADHFKSSRFRLEVTTGEMLDANEVERSPEDSVLESLSNAALLEAVRKLNPQQQECVTLRFLQGLSVAETARVMGKNEGAIKTLQYRAVRTLARLLPEDAR; encoded by the coding sequence GTGTACCCACACGTCGGGGTTGACGCCTCGGGCCTGGCTACGCTGCGTACGACACTCGTCGACCACCTGCGCAGTTTTGTCCCCACCGCGTACGCCGTCCCCGCATTCGCCTCAGCCGTCCCCGCCGCCGGACCCTGCTACGCCCTGGCCGACGGGAGTGCTGCGGTCGGAAAGGCCGCCGGCAGAACCCGCCGCTCCGGCACCGGCACGACCACCGCCCGTCGCCCCGCCGACAGCGACAGCCGTCGCATGATGGACCTCGTCGAACGAGCCCAGGCCGGTGAGGCCGAAGCCTTCGGCCGCCTCTACGACCAGTATGCCGACACCGTCTACCGGTACATCTACTACCGCGTGGGCGGCCGCGCCACGGCCGAGGACCTGACCAGCGAGACCTTTCTGCGCGCCCTGCGCCGGATCGGCACGTTCACCTGGCAGGGCCGTGACTTCGGCGCCTGGCTGGTGACCATCGCCCGCAACCTCGTCGCCGACCACTTCAAGTCCTCCCGCTTCCGCCTGGAAGTCACCACCGGAGAGATGCTCGACGCCAACGAGGTCGAGCGCAGCCCCGAGGACTCGGTCCTCGAATCGCTCTCCAACGCCGCCCTCCTGGAGGCGGTACGCAAGCTCAACCCCCAACAGCAGGAGTGCGTCACGCTGCGCTTCCTCCAGGGCCTCTCGGTCGCCGAGACCGCCCGCGTCATGGGCAAGAACGAGGGCGCGATCAAGACCCTCCAGTACCGCGCGGTCCGCACCCTCGCGCGGCTGCTCCCCGAAGACGCCCGCTGA
- a CDS encoding phosphatase, giving the protein MLGTGALRAHLIEARLAGTIATTREKSLARYRLFAARDPRALLGLDPERDWPLSEVLRLMGRKCGVSADPAHTSGPDVIDPDRTVAALDGFAERVATAAGRRAPVLIGTGHPHRLLEFYAALADALSSAGCTVLTPAYGARVDIATRFGVRPCTLEYVRGVALMRETGVRGAPGAGGVHTHSPLPVRTALAAAADAAGPLPGLVIGDHGWVCGAGQLGFEAIGLADTDDPAPFVGQAEGRVSVVVPLDDAVRAADYRPLARYVLNRSGLSR; this is encoded by the coding sequence GTGTTGGGAACCGGGGCGCTGCGGGCGCACCTGATCGAGGCGCGGCTCGCGGGGACGATCGCGACCACGCGGGAGAAGAGTCTGGCGCGCTACCGGCTCTTCGCGGCACGCGACCCCAGGGCTCTGCTGGGGCTGGACCCCGAACGGGACTGGCCGCTGAGTGAAGTACTGCGACTGATGGGGCGGAAGTGCGGGGTTTCGGCCGATCCCGCGCACACTTCCGGCCCGGATGTGATCGACCCCGACCGCACGGTTGCCGCGCTGGACGGGTTCGCGGAACGGGTCGCCACCGCGGCCGGCCGCCGGGCGCCGGTACTGATTGGCACCGGCCATCCGCACCGGCTGCTGGAGTTCTACGCCGCCCTCGCAGACGCTCTCTCGTCGGCGGGTTGCACCGTTCTCACCCCGGCGTATGGCGCCCGTGTCGACATAGCGACCCGGTTCGGGGTACGTCCCTGCACCCTTGAGTACGTACGGGGAGTCGCGCTGATGCGAGAAACCGGCGTGCGGGGTGCGCCCGGGGCCGGGGGCGTACACACCCATTCTCCGCTGCCGGTACGGACCGCTCTGGCGGCCGCGGCGGACGCTGCGGGGCCGCTGCCGGGGCTGGTCATCGGGGACCACGGTTGGGTCTGCGGGGCAGGTCAGCTGGGCTTTGAGGCGATCGGGCTGGCGGATACGGACGACCCGGCTCCGTTCGTCGGCCAGGCCGAGGGACGGGTGTCCGTGGTGGTGCCGCTCGATGACGCCGTGCGGGCGGCGGACTATCGGCCGCTGGCCCGCTATGTATTGAATCGGTCAGGTCTGTCCCGATAG